The following DNA comes from Hordeum vulgare subsp. vulgare chromosome 3H, MorexV3_pseudomolecules_assembly, whole genome shotgun sequence.
gaatttataggacaaagagggGCAGCGGAGGCCAAGGAAGGTGGCCCCGAGACATCAGGACATGATCACCCCCTAGGCACGACCTGTTGGCTTGGCGCCACCTCATGGGGCTCCGACCTCCTTTCAAAGCTTCCTGGTCCTTATTTTGGTACAATATTCTTGAAAAAcccaaaacatgcagaaaacaacaaatgacacttggcactgagttaataggttagtgttgaaaaataatataaaacaacaagtaaatgcctaaaacatcatagaataataatataatagcatggaacaataaaaaaatatagatactttGGAATGTATGAGGAAAGCAttgagaagtaataagtagatgatgagttgcgaGAGTgggaaaagcttaaaccctagtttatgcgttatttcgTAAGGActaatttggatccatatgtttcatgctatgattaCGTTTATCTTAATTCGTttattgtagttgcggatgcttgcaagaggggttagtcataagagggttgcttgttcaagtaaaaaCAACACCGtagcaccggtccaccaacatatcaaatcatcaaaataACGATCATGAATTAACAAAACACGATGAACGTGACTAGATgagaattcccatgtgtcctcaagaactctttgcttgctaaaagagAATATTATtacctgtcctttgctataaaaggaCTGGGCCACCTGTTGCGTCTTTGTTACTATTGCCACTTTTTACTTGTTACGAATTGCTTTGCTACAGAAGTatgtgttaccgctactttcagtacttgcaAAGAATACATTGCTCAAaatcacttgtcatttccttctgctcctcgttgacttggacactcttacttattgaaaggagtgCGTTTGATCCCacatagttgtgggtcatcagtgagaGAATTGGAAACTGCCGAAGACTTGACAAGGACTCCAAGATTAACCTTCATATTCGGCATATTGGAAACTGACCTAATGTAAACCTAGGTACCGCGAGCATCTATACACACCTTAGGGTTTAGAGTTTACACAaccaatctcgaggtagatcatcaTCCTGTATTTGATACCCCATCATCAATACGAACAAGCAGGACACACggttttacctcttcgagagggcccgaaagtgggtaaacatcgtctcccgtCTCTCATCTTAACCATCGATTCAAGATGCACAATTCGGGCTCCCCTACCCGAGAGCAGCCGGTTTTAGTACCGACAACCGATTAGTGTAGTTTGTCAATAGTAGATTTGATCGTTTTAGGGTTTTTTTCTTGCCTACGCATAACTTTAGTCTTATACGATTTTAATAGTTGCGAGCTGTTCTAACGTGCACATGAGTTGGTGTTGGTTGCGCATCCTAACTATGCAAAGACCGACTGTATGCTCATTGTGTTATGTATCTTCTTGATGCTTCATTTTAAGTTAATAAAATCCATCCTttgttcaaagaaaaaaaaattccATTTTGGTTGAATATAAAACGTGGTAACACCactcaaaataaataagtaaaatcTACTTGCCCTCTCCCCCCTCGTAAACCTATATTTCGAAAGGCACCTACAGGGAAATCCCGCAAGCCGCATCGCTGAGGGGTCAGCGGCAAAACCACGCTAAAACCTAGCAAATCCGCCCCAAATCGGCGACCGCACGCACGCCGTCGCAGCCATGGCGACCTCCTTCGCGTTCGGCAATTCCGGCGGTGCGGGATCCACCtcgtcctcccccttctccttctccaccgCCCCATCCGCCTTCGGCTCGTCCCCCGCCCCGGCGTTCGGCTCGTCCCCCGCCCCGGCGTTCGGCTCGTCCCCCGCCCCGGCATTCGGCTCGTCCCCCTTCTCCGCGACCACCGCTTCCTCCGCTCCGGCTTTTGGTTCATCCCTCTTTGGATCCGCCCCCGCCTCCGCGTccgctccggccaccgccaccgCTTCCTCCCCGTCCCCTTTCGGCTTCGGGGCCACCACTGGTTTCGGGTTCTCTCAGCCCGCGGCCACCTCGCCCGCCTCACCCCTCTTCGGCGCACCCGCCACCTCCGCCGCGGCAACCACGCCTAGCATATTTGGGGCCGCCACGACCACCCCCAGCCCCTTCGGCGCACCGGCCACCTCGTCTGCGGCCACCACCCCAAGCCTCTTCGGCGCCGTCTCCCCCCCCGCGGCCACACCAGGTCTCTTCGGTgcgaccaccgccgccgccagcacccccAGTATATTCGGCGCCGTCTCTTCCCCTGCGTCCACCCCTGGCCTTTTCTCTGGCGCCGCCACGGGATTCGGCTTTGGCTCATCGGCATCAggctccaccaccgcctccaCACCGTCATTCGGCTTCGGCGCGCCCGCCGCATCTAGTACCGCTACTACCTCGGCTACTGGTTCGTCCTTGTTTGGATCCACCTCCACCGCTCCGTTGTTCGGCACCGCGGCCTCGTCTCCTGCAACCACTGCCACGACCGCGCCATCCCTTGGTTTTTCATTAGCGCCAGCAactactgcctctgctccgtcgtTTGGTTTCACGCCGGCATCAGGAAGCACGACGACGGCCAGCACCACCCCTTCCTTGTTCTCGAGTGCTCCCTCAGCATCTGCCTTCTCGTTCTCCAACAGTGCGTCCGCTGCCCCCACCACGCCCGCCTCTGCGCCCGCCAGTGGTTTCTCCTTGGCAACTTCGCAGGCTGCATCTGCTCCGTCATTGTTCTCTAATACTGCTGCAGCTGCAAGCTCCTCAGCGAGCTCTCTTAGCTCCCCGTTTGGTGCATCTTTTGCTACCCCCACGCCAACATTTGCTTCTGCTTCCTCAGCAAGTGCATCCGCTGTGCCATCAGCTACGGCTGCCCCTGCAACATCGGGGTCATCATTGTTCTCCGGTAGCGGTTTCAGCTTTACAGTACCGCCGGCTTCATCAGCCGCAGCAGTTACAACCACTGCCACCACTATCACTACTTCTGCAGCCACAACTCCTTCTACCACAACGACTGCATTTCCTAGTTTTAGCTTGCAAGCGGCCACACCAGCTTCTGCCTCAACTTCGGCAACTCAGTCCACACTGCTTGGTGAGAGACATTTCTTCAGCCTCGGTACCTTTTCCTTTTACAATTTGGTGTCTTGTTTTAAGATTAGCTCAGGCATACTACACACTATGCCGAACAATTAGGTCTCAATAGCGCATAATATACATTTCCTGAACTACCTATATGGATTCAGTACCCATTTAGTT
Coding sequences within:
- the LOC123444860 gene encoding nuclear pore complex protein NUP62, with the translated sequence MATSFAFGNSGGAGSTSSSPFSFSTAPSAFGSSPAPAFGSSPAPAFGSSPAPAFGSSPFSATTASSAPAFGSSLFGSAPASASAPATATASSPSPFGFGATTGFGFSQPAATSPASPLFGAPATSAAATTPSIFGAATTTPSPFGAPATSSAATTPSLFGAVSPPAATPGLFGATTAAASTPSIFGAVSSPASTPGLFSGAATGFGFGSSASGSTTASTPSFGFGAPAASSTATTSATGSSLFGSTSTAPLFGTAASSPATTATTAPSLGFSLAPATTASAPSFGFTPASGSTTTASTTPSLFSSAPSASAFSFSNSASAAPTTPASAPASGFSLATSQAASAPSLFSNTAAAASSSASSLSSPFGASFATPTPTFASASSASASAVPSATAAPATSGSSLFSGSGFSFTVPPASSAAAVTTTATTITTSAATTPSTTTTAFPSFSLQAATPASASTSATQSTLLGGSTTGASTLATITTTSQATSSAVQASSTGASTSAITPAASQAAKLPSEIVGKCVEEIIRDWNNGLQDRTAKFRKHATAISEWDRRILQNRNVLIRLEADVAKVVETQTSLERQLELIETHQKEVDKALQSMEEEAERIFQDERVLLREDEAASARDIMYEQGEVVENELQRMTEQVKSIIQTMNSTQGGELEATDTMAPFDVAVRILDNQLRSLMWIDEKANEFSNRIQRLPNNSTAAERDSGIPRFWLS